One window of the Anomalospiza imberbis isolate Cuckoo-Finch-1a 21T00152 chromosome 12, ASM3175350v1, whole genome shotgun sequence genome contains the following:
- the LOC137481256 gene encoding probable D-lactate dehydrogenase, mitochondrial, with amino-acid sequence MFPFLSRCNMALRRVPALAAALGRRSCCSKPSLPPDFVEALRAVVGAPSVSTATAVREQHGHDESMHPCAPPDVVVWPQAVGQVQELAALCHRCRVPMVPFGTGTGLEGGVNAVQGGVCFDLSRMDAIAELSLEDFSVTVEPGVTRKALNKHLRGTGLWFPVDPGADASLCGMAATGASGTNAVRYGTMRPNVLNLRVVLPDGRLLHTAGPGRQPRKRAAGYDLTSLFVGSEGTLGFLTQATLRLHPLPEATAVTIASFPGVGAAVACTVQVLQAAVPVARIEFLDEVMADACGRFSGMGLPVAATLLLELHGSRHSLAEQQQQMEEIVQQNGGSSLAWAEGLEEREQLWSMRHNAWYAALALRPGCQGYSTDVCVPISRLPDVVVETKQDLQASSLTGPMVGHVGDGNFHCILVFNSQDPEEAQRIHAFTQRLGRRALAAGGTCTGEHGVGLGKRALLQEELGQEGLDTLRSIKAALDPYNLMNPGKVL; translated from the exons ATGTTCCCGTTCTTGTCCCGTTGCAACATGGCCCTGCGGAGGGTGCCGGCGCTGGCGGCAGCCCTGGGGCGCcgcagctgctgctccaag CCCTCGCTGCCCCCTGACTTCGTGGAGGCCCTGAGGGCCGTGGTTGGGGCCCCCAGTGTCTCCACGGCCACCGCGGTGCGGGAGCAGCACGGCCACGATGAGTCCATGCACCC ctgtgcccccccGGACGTCGTGGTGTGGCCCCAGGCGGTGGGGCaggtgcaggagctggcagcccTCTGTCACCGCTGCCGTGTGCCCATGGTGCCCTTCGGCACCGGTACCGGCCTGGAAGGAGGCGTCAATGCCGTGCAG GGCGGTGTCTGCTTTGACCTGAGCCGCATGGATGCCATCGCAGAGCTGAGCCTCGAGGACTTCTCAGTGACAGTGGAGCCAGGTGTCACCCGCAAGGCCCTCAATAAGCACCTGCGTGGCACCGGGCTCTGGTTCCCTGTCG ACCCTGGGGCGGATGCCTCACTGTGTGGCATGGCGGCCACGGGTGCCTCGGGCACCAACGCGGTGCGCTACGGCACCATGCGCCCCAACGTGCTCAACCTGCGCGTGGTGCTGCCGGACGGGCGCCTGCTCCACaccgccggccccgggcgccaGCCCAG GAAGCGGGCGGCCGGCTACGACCTGACCTCGCTCTTCGTGGGCTCTGAGGGCACCCTGGGCTTCCTGACTCAGGCCACGCTGCGCCTGCACCCGCTGCCCGAGGCCACTGCTGTCACCATCGCCTCCTTCCCTGGTGTGGGGGCGGCCGTGGCTTGCACTGTCCAGGTGCTGCAGGCCGCCGTGCCTGTGGCCCGTATTG AGTTCCTGGATGAGGTGATGGCAGATGCCTGCGGCCGCTTCAGTGGGATGGGGCTGCCAGTGGCAGCCACgctcctcctggagctgcaCGGCTCCCGGCATAgcctggctgagcagcagcagcagatgg AGGAGATCGTGCAACAGAATGGcggctccagcctggcctgggcggaggggctggaggagcgCGAGCAGCTCTGGTCCATGCGCCACAATGCCTGGTACGCTGCCCTGGCCCTGCGGCCCGGCTGCCAG GGCTACTCCACGGACGTCTGTGTGCCCATCTCCCGCCTGCCTGACGTGGTGGTGGAGACCAAGCAGGACCTGCAGGCCTCCAGCCTCACCG GACCTATGGTGGGACATGTGGGCGATGGCAACTTCCACTGCATCCTCGTCTTCAACTCCCAGGACCCAGAGGAGGCCCAGCGCATCCACGCCTTCACCCAGCGCCTGGGCAG GCGGGCACTGGCAGCAGGGGGCACCTGCACCGGGGAGCACGGCGTGGGGCTGGGCAAGCGggcactgctgcaggaggagctgggccaggaggGCCTGGACACCCTGCGCTCCATCAAGGCTGCACTCGACCCCTACAACCTCATGAACCCCGGCAAGGTGCTCTGA
- the ZNRF1 gene encoding LOW QUALITY PROTEIN: E3 ubiquitin-protein ligase ZNRF1 (The sequence of the model RefSeq protein was modified relative to this genomic sequence to represent the inferred CDS: deleted 1 base in 1 codon), which produces MGGKQSTATRSRGPFPGVSTDDSAVPPPGGGGGAPPFGHYRAGGGGGAMGLRSRSVSSVAGMGMDPAAAGAVPFGLYAAAARAAGEAERAPGGGGGGPGSDSTYAHGNGFQETGGGHHRDGMLYLGARASLADALPLHIAPRWFSSHSGFKCPICSKSVASDEMEMHFIMCLSKPRLSYNDDVLTKDAGECVICLEELLQGDTIARLPCLCIYHKSCIDSWFEVNRSCPEHPSD; this is translated from the exons ATGGGGGGCAAGCAGAGCACGGCGACCCGTTCGCGGGGCCCCTTCCCGGGGGTGTCGACGGATGACAGCGCCGTGCCGCCGCcgggaggaggggggggggcC CCCCCCTTCGGCCATTaccgggcgggcggcggcggcggcgcgatGGGGCTGCGCAGCCGCTCCGTCAGCTCGGTGGCCGGCATGGGCATGGACCcggcggcggccggcgccgTCCCCTTCGGGCTGTACGCGGCGGCGGCACGGGCGGCGGGGGAGGCCGAGCGGgccccgggcggcggcggcggcggtccGGGCTCCGACTCCACGTACGCCCATGGCAACGGTTTCCAGGAGACGGGAGGCGGTCACCATAGAGACGGGATGCTGTACCTGGGCGCCAGGGCCTCGCTGGCCGACGCGCTGCCCCTTCACATCGCACCGCGGTGGTTCAGCTCGCACAGCG GTTTCAAGTGCCCCATTTGCTCCAAATCTGTGGCTTCTGACGAGATGGAAATGCACTTTATCATGTGTCTGAGCAAACCTCGCCTCTCCTACAACG ATGACGTGCTGACCAAGGACGCGGGCGAGTGTGTGAtctgcctggaggagctgctgcagggggaCACGATAGCCaggctgccctgcctctgcatTTATCACAAAAG CTGTATAGACTCATGGTTTGAAGTGAACAGATCTTGCCCAGAGCATCCTTCTGATTGA